In Arthrobacter sp. QXT-31, one genomic interval encodes:
- a CDS encoding transglutaminase family protein, which translates to MTRLSIVHRTGYKYKRRVTLSYNEARMTPLTDPQQVVLESSMKVTPSQAAVSNYRDYWGTKVTAFDMQVPHESLEVLSTTTVEVHRVVRVPSEADIVGWDDLASPETLNQFSDWVPQSQLTGPGEEVLGLLPGVVKGKNPHEAAMAIFAWMRGEMTYMKGTTGVTTNAEEAWTQRQGVCQDLAHLAIGALRSCGIPARYVSGYLHPRSTADIGETVAGQSHAWLEWWDGEWRSWDPTNHKPAGDFHVTVARGRDYRDVPPLKGILSGGGGSNLSVSVEITRLA; encoded by the coding sequence ATGACCCGGCTGAGCATCGTCCACCGGACCGGCTACAAGTACAAGCGGCGCGTCACGCTCTCCTACAACGAGGCCCGCATGACCCCCCTGACGGACCCCCAGCAGGTGGTGCTGGAGTCCTCCATGAAGGTCACGCCGTCACAGGCGGCCGTCAGCAACTACCGGGACTACTGGGGCACCAAGGTCACCGCGTTCGACATGCAGGTGCCGCACGAAAGCCTGGAAGTGCTTTCCACCACCACGGTGGAGGTCCACCGGGTGGTTCGGGTTCCCTCCGAGGCCGACATTGTGGGCTGGGACGACCTCGCCTCCCCGGAGACACTCAACCAGTTCAGCGACTGGGTGCCGCAGTCACAGCTGACCGGCCCTGGGGAGGAAGTCCTTGGCCTTCTCCCCGGCGTGGTCAAGGGCAAGAATCCGCACGAGGCGGCAATGGCGATCTTCGCCTGGATGCGCGGCGAAATGACCTACATGAAGGGCACCACGGGCGTGACCACCAACGCCGAGGAAGCCTGGACCCAGCGCCAGGGCGTGTGCCAGGACCTGGCCCACCTCGCCATTGGCGCCCTGCGCAGCTGCGGCATCCCGGCCCGGTATGTCTCGGGCTACCTGCATCCGCGTTCGACGGCGGACATCGGCGAGACGGTGGCCGGCCAGTCCCACGCGTGGTTGGAATGGTGGGACGGCGAGTGGCGCAGCTGGGACCCGACCAACCACAAGCCGGCGGGCGACTTCCATGTGACGGTGGCCCGTGGCCGCGACTACCGGGACGTACCGCCGCTGAAGGGCATCCTGTCCGGCGGCGGCGGGTCCAACCTGAGCGTGAGCGTGGAGATCACCCGCCTGGCCTAG
- a CDS encoding alpha-E domain-containing protein, with the protein MLSRIAESLFWIGRYVERADGTARILDVHLERLNHLPTEERRSVARELLGVMGARPQSEDFGLEELLHALAYDKHSATSIAGSLGAARENARRARETVSSGLWESLNTTYYGLNQHRKDVVGTYRFCHWVLERTAMVSGLADTTVSHDDSWLFLALGRSLERADMTARMLSTRDVLSAGMSWVNMLRCAGAYESFLRTRRAAFGDQHAAEFLLLDRLFPRSIVYALRDADDCLAKLDPTAQRVGFINDARRIVGQARTFLEFHRTDDLMSELPEHMERVQKAVAQASDAISRKYFNQADELAWVGEVS; encoded by the coding sequence ATGCTTAGCCGAATTGCCGAGTCGCTGTTCTGGATCGGCCGCTATGTTGAGCGGGCCGACGGCACGGCCCGTATCCTCGACGTCCACCTGGAGCGCCTGAACCACCTCCCCACGGAGGAGCGGCGCAGCGTGGCCCGTGAACTCCTGGGAGTCATGGGCGCGCGCCCGCAGAGCGAGGACTTCGGGCTGGAGGAACTGCTCCACGCCCTCGCCTATGACAAGCACAGCGCCACCTCCATTGCGGGGTCCCTCGGTGCTGCCCGGGAGAACGCCCGACGCGCCCGTGAGACGGTCTCGTCCGGCCTGTGGGAAAGCCTGAACACCACCTACTACGGGCTGAACCAGCACCGCAAGGACGTGGTGGGCACCTACCGCTTCTGCCATTGGGTGCTTGAGCGCACGGCCATGGTCAGCGGTCTGGCCGACACCACGGTCAGCCACGACGACAGCTGGCTCTTCCTGGCGCTGGGCCGTTCGCTGGAGCGGGCCGACATGACCGCCCGGATGCTCTCCACCCGTGATGTCCTCTCCGCAGGCATGTCCTGGGTGAACATGCTCCGCTGCGCCGGCGCCTACGAATCCTTCCTGCGGACCCGGCGTGCCGCCTTCGGCGACCAGCACGCGGCCGAGTTCCTCCTGCTGGACCGGCTCTTTCCGCGCTCCATCGTCTACGCCCTGCGCGACGCGGACGATTGCCTGGCCAAGCTGGACCCCACGGCGCAGCGCGTCGGCTTCATCAACGACGCCCGCCGGATCGTGGGCCAGGCGCGCACCTTCCTGGAGTTCCACCGCACCGACGACCTCATGTCCGAACTGCCGGAGCACATGGAGCGCGTGCAGAAAGCCGTTGCGCAGGCGTCGGACGCCATTTCCCGTAAGTACTTCAATCAGGCGGATGAACTGGCCTGGGTGGGAGAAGTTTCATGA
- a CDS encoding circularly permuted type 2 ATP-grasp protein — translation MSDLFQDYSEAAGRTGAYDEMFAPGQKARQSYGQVAGALRQLSLADVSARADSMARTFLDRGVTFDFAGEERPFPLDIVPRVIPASEWDVLERGVAQRVRALEAFLNDVYDKMTVVSDGVIPRQLITTSAHFHRAVHGFEPAGGVRVHISGIDVVRDAAGTFRVLEDNVRVPSGVSYVLENRRAMAKGLPEAFGQQPIRPVEEYPRRLLSALRKTAPSGVDDPTVVVLTPGVFNSAYFEHTLLAGLMGVELVEGRDLICRGNRVYMRTTAGEQRVDVIYKRIDDDFLDPLQFRSDSMLGCPGLVNAARAGGVTIANAVGNGVADDKLVYSYVPDLIRYYLGEEPVIANVDTFRLEESEAREHVLDRLDELVVKPVDGSGGKGLVIGPDASKDELDALRKLIIADPRGWIAQPVLQLSTVPTLSGDKFGPRHVDLRPFAVNDGDDVWVLPGGLTRVALKEGSLIVNSSQGGGSKDTWVLAGSPQVPVERVPRQTVTVRERVSVWPVESNWRDRQSEQQQQQISDAQEVPANA, via the coding sequence ATGTCTGACCTATTCCAGGATTACTCCGAGGCTGCCGGCCGCACCGGCGCCTACGACGAGATGTTTGCCCCCGGGCAAAAGGCACGCCAGTCGTATGGCCAGGTTGCGGGGGCCCTGCGGCAGCTGTCCCTGGCGGACGTCAGTGCGCGGGCGGACTCGATGGCGAGGACGTTCCTGGACCGGGGCGTGACCTTTGACTTCGCGGGGGAGGAGCGGCCGTTTCCGCTGGACATCGTCCCGCGCGTCATTCCCGCCAGCGAATGGGACGTGCTGGAGCGCGGCGTCGCGCAGCGGGTCCGCGCCCTTGAGGCGTTCCTGAACGATGTCTACGACAAGATGACGGTGGTGTCCGACGGCGTGATCCCGCGCCAGCTGATCACCACCAGCGCGCACTTCCACCGGGCCGTGCACGGCTTCGAACCTGCCGGCGGGGTGCGGGTGCACATCTCCGGCATCGACGTGGTGCGGGATGCCGCGGGGACGTTCCGCGTCCTGGAGGACAACGTCCGTGTGCCGTCGGGTGTGAGCTACGTGCTGGAGAACCGCCGGGCCATGGCGAAGGGCCTGCCGGAAGCGTTCGGCCAGCAGCCCATCCGGCCGGTGGAGGAGTACCCGCGACGGCTGCTGTCCGCCCTGCGCAAGACGGCGCCGTCGGGCGTGGATGACCCCACGGTGGTGGTGCTGACCCCCGGCGTGTTCAACAGCGCCTACTTCGAGCACACCCTGCTGGCGGGCCTCATGGGCGTGGAGCTCGTGGAGGGCCGCGACCTCATCTGCCGCGGCAACCGCGTGTACATGCGCACCACTGCAGGCGAACAGCGCGTGGACGTCATCTATAAGCGGATCGACGACGACTTCCTCGACCCCCTGCAGTTCCGCTCCGACTCCATGCTCGGCTGCCCCGGACTGGTCAATGCCGCCCGCGCCGGCGGCGTCACCATCGCCAACGCGGTGGGCAACGGCGTGGCGGACGACAAGCTCGTCTACAGCTACGTTCCGGACCTGATCCGCTACTACCTCGGCGAGGAACCGGTGATCGCCAACGTGGACACCTTCCGGCTGGAGGAGAGCGAGGCCCGTGAGCACGTCCTGGACCGGCTGGACGAACTCGTGGTCAAGCCCGTGGACGGCTCCGGCGGCAAGGGCCTGGTGATCGGCCCGGACGCGTCCAAGGACGAGCTGGACGCGCTGCGCAAGCTCATCATCGCCGATCCCCGCGGCTGGATCGCCCAGCCTGTGCTGCAGCTCTCCACCGTGCCCACGCTCAGCGGTGACAAGTTCGGCCCCCGGCACGTCGACCTCCGGCCGTTCGCGGTCAACGACGGCGACGACGTCTGGGTGCTGCCCGGCGGGCTGACCCGCGTTGCCCTGAAGGAGGGGTCGCTGATCGTTAATTCCAGCCAGGGCGGCGGTTCGAAGGACACCTGGGTGCTGGCCGGTTCCCCGCAGGTGCCGGTGGAACGGGTGCCGCGGCAGACCGTGACCGTCCGCGAGCGGGTCTCCGTGTGGCCGGTCGAGAGCAACTGGCGCGACCGGCAGTCGGAACAGCAGCAACAGCAGATTTCTGACGCGCAGGAGGTACCCGCGAATGCTTAG
- a CDS encoding YeiH family protein, with protein sequence MTHQNLTRILPGLLTAVVALAFAFAIHAAVPALPAMTLAVVLGLLAANLPGTAVWTAGRARPGLDFAGKHLMRAGIVLLGLKVSLADVLGLGWLALLLIAAVVVASFAGTYGISRLFRLPADTALLVATGFSICGASAIGAMAAVRRISHRDTVLPVALVTLCGTLAIGVLPLLVHPLQLGTEAFGAWIGASVHDVGQVVATAQTAGPAALALAVVVKLTRVILLAPMVAIAGAEQRLRHRREAGRTGGPTPGRPPIIPLFVAGFVAMVALRSSGWLSAGWLEAAAGLQDVLLGAALFGLGSAVRIRTLLHTGARAVLAALAAWLLIAVLGLAAALLMVQ encoded by the coding sequence ATGACGCATCAGAACCTTACCCGGATTCTGCCCGGCCTGTTGACCGCCGTGGTGGCGCTGGCCTTCGCGTTCGCCATCCACGCCGCCGTTCCGGCACTTCCGGCCATGACGCTGGCCGTGGTGCTCGGCCTGCTGGCAGCCAACCTGCCCGGCACGGCGGTGTGGACTGCCGGCCGTGCGCGGCCGGGGCTGGACTTCGCCGGCAAGCACCTGATGCGCGCCGGCATCGTGCTGCTCGGGCTGAAAGTGAGCCTCGCGGACGTGCTGGGCCTGGGCTGGCTGGCCCTCCTGCTCATCGCGGCCGTGGTGGTGGCCAGCTTCGCCGGCACCTACGGAATCTCCCGGCTGTTCCGCCTTCCCGCCGACACAGCGCTGCTGGTGGCCACCGGGTTTTCGATCTGCGGCGCCTCGGCGATCGGTGCCATGGCCGCGGTACGGCGGATCAGCCACCGGGACACGGTCCTGCCCGTGGCGCTGGTGACACTCTGCGGGACGCTGGCCATCGGCGTGCTCCCGCTGCTGGTGCATCCGCTGCAGCTGGGCACCGAGGCCTTCGGCGCCTGGATCGGCGCCTCCGTCCACGACGTGGGGCAGGTGGTGGCCACAGCGCAAACCGCAGGCCCGGCGGCACTGGCCCTCGCCGTCGTCGTCAAACTCACCCGGGTGATCCTCCTGGCACCCATGGTGGCCATAGCGGGGGCAGAGCAGAGGCTCCGGCACCGCCGGGAGGCCGGCCGGACCGGCGGTCCCACCCCGGGGAGGCCTCCGATCATCCCGCTGTTCGTGGCCGGATTCGTGGCGATGGTGGCGCTCCGCTCCAGCGGCTGGCTCTCCGCCGGCTGGCTGGAGGCCGCTGCCGGCTTACAGGACGTGCTGCTGGGCGCTGCCCTCTTCGGGTTGGGGTCGGCGGTGCGGATCCGGACCCTGCTGCACACCGGGGCGCGGGCCGTGCTGGCTGCCCTTGCGGCGTGGCTGCTGATCGCAGTCCTCGGGCTGGCAGCCGCGCTGCTCATGGTCCAGTAG
- the pepN gene encoding aminopeptidase N, producing the protein MPNQNLQRSEAAERSALITTHSYDVSLDVRGAPDPDTAGYTSRSTIAFSAAQPGASTFLDFIAGDVHSVVLNGAELAVPEVVDGARIRLDDLQAENRVTVTGTALYSSSGEGMHRFFDPADGQCYLYTQYEPADARRVFANFEQPDLKARFTFSVIAPAGWEVASNGAEAARLPLADDAGACRWDFQPTLPMSTYITSVLAGPYFKAEDHWSRTDDGGARLDVPLALYCRASMAPSFDAAELFRLTKQGLEFFNGLFDYPYPWGKYDQAFVPEYNLGAMENPGLVTFTENYVFTSRAADSQYQGRANTLLHEMAHMWFGDLVTMQWWDDLWLKESFADYMGTLGVDRATDWDTAWVNFANNRKGWAYVQDQLPTTHPIVADIPDLEAAKQNFDGITYAKGASVLKQLVAYVGFDAFIAGSRQYFRDHEYGNTTLADLLDALSAASGRDLATWARQWLQTSGISTLHAEVEPAAAADGQAVLERVTLLQDAADPVTGRQEPRPHRLRLGLYNFDGTGALVRTDSVETDLIGKAQDIGVLSGKPRPALLLVNDDDLSYAKVRLDPVSEATVRSSLDRISDPMARALCWSALWNSARDGMGPASQYVDAVLRFASAESGIGVLLNILGNATTALEQYVPAGERDALRKTFAEGVVRELHAAKAGSDQQLAWARTLATVSRTEDSTAALLRGLLDGSERVPGLAVDAELRWSLWHALAARGLATEQELDAELAMDTTASGRAGHATALAARPEAAVKAAAWDAAVRGRELSNQLLSATIAGFNTAPEELLDPFVEPYFACLESVWAERSIEIASRIVRGLYPAVRDLGTAGNPEDHPVVARTDRWLAEHPDAPRALRRIVIEQRSHLHRSLTAQAVSVKTASVAP; encoded by the coding sequence GTGCCGAACCAGAATCTCCAGCGCAGCGAAGCGGCAGAGCGGTCCGCCCTGATCACCACCCACAGCTACGACGTCTCGCTCGACGTCCGCGGCGCACCGGATCCGGACACGGCCGGCTACACCAGCCGCAGCACCATCGCGTTCTCGGCGGCGCAGCCCGGAGCATCCACCTTCCTGGACTTCATCGCCGGTGACGTGCACAGCGTGGTCCTGAACGGCGCGGAGCTGGCCGTCCCGGAGGTGGTGGACGGGGCACGGATCCGGCTGGACGACCTGCAGGCCGAGAACCGGGTGACGGTCACCGGAACCGCCCTCTACAGCAGCTCGGGCGAGGGCATGCACCGGTTCTTCGACCCGGCCGACGGCCAGTGCTACCTCTACACCCAGTACGAACCCGCCGATGCCCGCCGGGTCTTCGCGAACTTTGAACAGCCCGACCTCAAGGCCCGGTTCACGTTCTCCGTCATCGCACCGGCAGGCTGGGAAGTGGCCTCCAATGGCGCCGAGGCAGCGCGCCTGCCGCTGGCGGACGACGCCGGGGCGTGCCGCTGGGATTTCCAGCCCACCCTGCCCATGTCCACCTACATCACTTCGGTGCTGGCCGGTCCCTACTTCAAGGCCGAGGACCATTGGAGCAGGACGGACGACGGCGGAGCCCGCCTTGACGTGCCGCTGGCACTTTACTGCCGGGCCTCCATGGCGCCCTCGTTCGATGCCGCCGAACTGTTCAGGCTAACCAAGCAGGGGCTGGAATTCTTCAACGGGCTGTTCGACTATCCGTATCCCTGGGGCAAGTACGATCAGGCGTTCGTGCCCGAATATAACCTCGGGGCCATGGAAAACCCCGGCCTGGTCACCTTCACCGAGAACTATGTGTTCACGTCCCGCGCTGCGGATTCCCAGTACCAGGGCCGCGCCAACACGCTGCTGCACGAGATGGCGCACATGTGGTTCGGTGACCTTGTGACCATGCAGTGGTGGGACGACCTGTGGCTGAAGGAATCCTTCGCGGACTACATGGGCACGCTTGGCGTGGACCGGGCCACGGACTGGGACACCGCGTGGGTTAACTTCGCGAACAACCGCAAGGGCTGGGCCTACGTCCAGGACCAGCTGCCCACCACCCACCCGATCGTGGCGGACATCCCGGACCTCGAGGCGGCCAAGCAGAACTTCGACGGCATCACCTACGCCAAGGGCGCCTCCGTCCTGAAGCAGCTCGTGGCCTACGTCGGCTTCGACGCCTTTATCGCCGGCTCGCGGCAGTATTTCCGGGACCACGAGTACGGCAACACCACGCTGGCGGACCTGCTCGACGCCTTGAGCGCGGCGTCCGGCCGCGACCTCGCCACCTGGGCCAGGCAGTGGCTCCAGACCTCCGGGATCTCCACCCTTCACGCCGAGGTGGAGCCGGCTGCGGCCGCCGACGGGCAGGCCGTCCTGGAGCGCGTCACCCTGCTGCAGGATGCTGCCGATCCTGTCACCGGCCGCCAGGAGCCCCGGCCGCACCGGCTGCGCCTGGGCCTGTACAACTTCGACGGCACCGGCGCGCTGGTCCGGACCGATTCCGTGGAGACCGACCTGATCGGCAAAGCCCAGGACATCGGCGTCCTGTCCGGAAAGCCGCGGCCGGCCCTGCTGCTGGTCAATGACGACGATCTGAGCTACGCCAAGGTCCGCCTCGACCCCGTATCGGAGGCCACCGTCCGTTCCTCGCTGGACCGGATCAGCGACCCCATGGCCCGGGCGCTGTGCTGGTCCGCGCTGTGGAATTCGGCCCGGGACGGGATGGGACCGGCTTCGCAGTATGTGGACGCCGTTCTCCGGTTTGCCTCCGCCGAATCAGGAATCGGCGTCCTGCTGAACATCCTGGGCAACGCCACCACGGCCCTGGAGCAGTACGTTCCGGCCGGGGAACGGGATGCTCTCCGGAAGACCTTCGCCGAGGGTGTGGTGCGGGAACTCCATGCGGCCAAAGCCGGCTCGGACCAGCAGCTTGCCTGGGCCAGGACGCTCGCCACGGTCAGCCGGACCGAGGACAGCACGGCCGCGCTCCTGCGCGGCCTGCTGGACGGCAGTGAGCGGGTGCCGGGGCTGGCGGTGGACGCCGAGCTCCGCTGGAGCCTGTGGCACGCGCTGGCGGCCCGCGGCCTGGCCACGGAGCAGGAACTCGACGCCGAACTGGCAATGGACACCACAGCCTCCGGCCGGGCCGGGCATGCCACGGCGCTGGCCGCCCGGCCCGAGGCGGCGGTCAAGGCCGCGGCCTGGGATGCCGCGGTGCGCGGCAGGGAGCTGTCCAACCAGCTGCTCAGCGCCACCATCGCCGGATTCAACACGGCGCCGGAGGAACTGCTGGACCCGTTTGTAGAGCCCTACTTTGCGTGCCTGGAAAGCGTGTGGGCGGAGCGGAGCATCGAAATCGCCAGCCGGATTGTCCGCGGTCTCTACCCGGCGGTCCGGGACCTGGGCACAGCGGGAAATCCGGAGGACCATCCCGTGGTGGCGCGCACCGACCGCTGGCTCGCCGAGCACCCTGATGCCCCGCGTGCCCTGCGCCGGATCGTCATCGAACAGCGGAGCCACCTGCACCGGTCCCTGACGGCGCAGGCAGTGTCCGTGAAAACCGCATCGGTTGCTCCGTAG
- a CDS encoding lipoate--protein ligase family protein has translation MTATPGSAIEDAAPRLHGEYKVPGGKLVVVDVDIADGALADVSLSGDFFLEPDEALLAINGALTGLQESSTAADLAAAVEAALPEDAVLFGFSADAVAIAVRRALAKATAWTDHHWNIIPPTVLPTHLNVALDEVLTEEVGAGRRNPTIRFWDWEEPSVVIGSFQSYRNEVHPDGVSRHGITVVRRISGGGAMFMEAGNCITYSLYLPQTLVDGISFADSYAFLDAWVMAALKKLGIDAFYVPLNDIATSQGKIGGAAQKRLANGGMLHHVTMSYDIDADKMVDVLRIGKEKLSDKGTTSAKKRVDPLRRQTGLARTEIVAAMMEVFAERYGATPSEITAQELQTAGERVASKFGTEAWLHRVP, from the coding sequence ATGACTGCCACGCCAGGTTCTGCAATCGAGGACGCCGCCCCGCGGCTGCACGGCGAGTACAAGGTCCCGGGCGGCAAGCTCGTGGTGGTGGACGTCGACATCGCGGACGGCGCCCTGGCAGACGTGTCCCTGAGCGGCGACTTCTTCCTCGAACCGGATGAGGCACTGCTGGCCATCAATGGGGCATTGACGGGACTGCAGGAGAGTTCGACGGCGGCCGACCTGGCCGCCGCTGTTGAAGCCGCCCTTCCGGAGGACGCCGTGCTGTTCGGGTTCTCGGCCGACGCCGTGGCCATCGCCGTCCGGAGGGCATTGGCCAAAGCCACCGCCTGGACCGACCATCACTGGAACATCATCCCTCCCACAGTGCTGCCCACGCATCTGAACGTGGCGCTGGACGAGGTGCTCACCGAGGAGGTCGGCGCCGGCCGCCGGAACCCCACCATCCGCTTCTGGGACTGGGAGGAACCGTCGGTGGTGATCGGCAGCTTCCAGTCCTACCGCAATGAGGTGCATCCCGACGGCGTGTCCCGGCACGGCATCACCGTGGTCCGCCGCATCAGCGGCGGGGGAGCGATGTTCATGGAGGCGGGCAACTGCATCACGTACTCGCTCTACCTGCCGCAGACCCTCGTGGACGGCATCAGCTTTGCGGATTCCTACGCATTCCTCGACGCGTGGGTCATGGCCGCCCTGAAGAAGCTCGGCATCGACGCCTTCTACGTTCCGCTCAACGACATCGCCACCAGCCAGGGCAAGATCGGCGGCGCGGCCCAGAAGCGGCTGGCCAACGGTGGAATGCTGCACCACGTGACCATGAGCTACGACATCGATGCCGACAAAATGGTGGACGTGCTCCGGATCGGCAAGGAAAAGCTCTCGGACAAGGGCACCACGAGCGCCAAGAAGCGCGTGGATCCGCTGCGCCGCCAGACCGGCCTGGCCCGGACCGAAATCGTGGCGGCCATGATGGAGGTGTTCGCCGAGCGCTACGGCGCAACGCCGTCGGAGATCACGGCCCAGGAGCTACAGACCGCCGGTGAACGCGTCGCATCAAAGTTCGGCACGGAGGCGTGGCTGCACCGGGTGCCCTGA
- a CDS encoding type B 50S ribosomal protein L31: MKSEIHPKYEAVVFNDLASGTKFLTRSTVSSSKTIEWEDGNTYPVIDVEISSESHPFYTGKQRIMDSAGRVERFNARFKGFGGKK; encoded by the coding sequence ATGAAGTCTGAGATCCACCCGAAGTACGAAGCTGTTGTTTTCAACGACCTGGCCTCCGGCACGAAGTTCCTGACCCGCTCCACCGTGTCTTCCTCGAAGACCATCGAGTGGGAAGACGGCAACACCTACCCGGTCATCGACGTCGAAATCTCCTCCGAGTCCCACCCGTTCTACACGGGCAAGCAGCGCATCATGGACTCCGCTGGCCGCGTCGAGCGCTTCAACGCTCGCTTCAAGGGCTTCGGCGGCAAGAAGTAA
- a CDS encoding haloacid dehalogenase type II, with product MAETNSRPKYISFDIYGTLINWDTDSTTRRLLAGRLPDEQWPAFKKVFRGYRFDEVLGDYKPYEQILQNSFDRVCKYFGIGPTPGAGAEFADAVRSFGAHEDVPAPLKLMGDNYKLVALSNADDSFLEISIPKLGADFHAGFRNLWVLDRGYDPITGGLRLQHG from the coding sequence ATGGCAGAAACCAACTCCCGGCCGAAGTACATCTCTTTTGATATCTACGGCACACTGATCAACTGGGATACAGATTCCACTACCCGCCGGCTACTCGCAGGCCGTTTGCCTGATGAGCAATGGCCGGCATTCAAGAAGGTGTTCCGCGGGTACCGGTTCGACGAGGTGCTGGGCGACTACAAGCCCTACGAGCAGATCCTGCAAAATTCCTTTGACCGGGTTTGCAAGTACTTCGGCATTGGGCCGACCCCCGGTGCGGGCGCAGAGTTCGCTGACGCCGTACGCAGTTTTGGTGCCCACGAGGACGTGCCGGCTCCGCTGAAGCTCATGGGCGACAACTACAAGCTGGTGGCTCTGTCCAACGCGGACGACAGCTTCCTGGAAATCAGCATTCCCAAGCTCGGTGCAGACTTCCACGCCGGCTTTAGGAACCTCTGGGTGCTGGACCGTGGCTATGACCCCATTACCGGGGGGCTACGACTACAACACGGTTAA
- a CDS encoding phosphotransferase, with protein MSTTPDLTTIHTAPPHASGSAGPVQAAWNASSDSAFIDAVASESGLLAEQFQLPESTVLELLVESYGLKGKLVRTPTEKDETFRLRHGEETYLVKISPPDEDPMIVHLQTACMEHLEQAAPELPVQRLVRSLGGNPEVHIPVLQGPHDRVLRVMRFMPGILLANEVPSAVQLQLVGSGLARLALALQDFEHPRADRLLLWDLKHFHRMRPLLDHVDEKEKRDLAEDIFDQFDEKVVPLLSTLTTQVVHGDFSPFNVLIDPDSPDYVSGIIDFGDVVRTPVIFDLSVTMANLLGAGPSRPWKPALHVVDGYQSIRPLPDQELEALIVSAQARLLLRALITQWRASQLPQRSDYLLSHSKPDWDRLASTAAAPAPRLPFTF; from the coding sequence ATGAGCACTACCCCTGACCTCACCACAATCCATACGGCGCCGCCCCATGCCAGCGGGTCCGCCGGCCCCGTCCAGGCGGCCTGGAATGCCAGTAGCGACTCTGCTTTTATCGACGCCGTCGCATCAGAGAGTGGACTGCTTGCGGAGCAGTTCCAACTCCCGGAGTCAACAGTCCTGGAACTCCTTGTAGAGTCCTACGGCCTGAAGGGGAAGCTCGTCCGGACTCCCACCGAGAAGGACGAAACTTTCCGCCTCAGGCACGGAGAAGAAACCTATCTGGTCAAGATCTCCCCACCGGACGAGGATCCGATGATCGTCCATCTTCAGACCGCCTGCATGGAGCATCTTGAACAGGCCGCCCCTGAACTGCCGGTCCAGCGCCTTGTGCGGAGCCTGGGCGGGAATCCCGAAGTCCACATCCCCGTGCTGCAAGGACCCCATGACCGGGTACTTCGGGTGATGCGCTTCATGCCCGGAATCTTGCTGGCCAACGAGGTACCGTCGGCTGTTCAGCTTCAGTTGGTTGGCTCAGGCCTTGCCCGGCTGGCCCTAGCACTGCAGGACTTCGAGCATCCTCGTGCCGACCGCCTGCTCCTCTGGGACCTCAAGCACTTCCACCGGATGCGGCCGCTTCTTGACCACGTCGACGAGAAGGAAAAACGTGACCTGGCCGAAGACATTTTCGATCAGTTCGACGAAAAGGTGGTTCCGCTTCTCAGCACCCTCACCACTCAAGTTGTCCACGGGGATTTCAGTCCGTTCAACGTCCTGATCGACCCGGACAGCCCGGACTACGTGAGCGGGATTATCGACTTCGGAGACGTCGTGCGGACTCCTGTGATCTTCGACCTCAGTGTCACCATGGCCAACCTGCTGGGAGCAGGCCCGTCCCGACCCTGGAAACCCGCACTGCATGTCGTGGACGGGTACCAGAGCATCCGTCCGCTGCCTGACCAGGAGTTGGAGGCCCTGATCGTCTCAGCGCAGGCACGTCTGCTCCTGCGGGCCCTGATCACGCAGTGGCGGGCAAGCCAATTGCCGCAAAGAAGTGATTATCTCCTGTCCCACTCCAAACCTGACTGGGACCGGCTCGCTTCCACAGCGGCCGCCCCTGCACCAAGACTGCCTTTCACATTCTGA